One genomic window of Bactrocera dorsalis isolate Fly_Bdor chromosome 4, ASM2337382v1, whole genome shotgun sequence includes the following:
- the LOC105223691 gene encoding anoctamin-8 isoform X2: MQKFNCDCISDYLLPGMTPADIVREFEGPVLIKDIVKPAILSYIKNGIVEDFFPLHNIEYLDRFAFDWKRRQLPIEDICNYFGASIALYFGFTEFYTKALIFPAIFGMLQCVWNVNLSLVCSFYVLWTTIFLELWKRKCSGYSYRWGNIEMSSLDKPRTAYYGVLKPDPITGKMMLQYPMRYTYLQMYCVSYPVVLMCVAAASYFALYQFQIEAEVLADFGPDSWLLYIPVIVQSILIAIFSWAYEKLATFLTDQENHRTRSQYDRHRVNKLMLFEIVNNFFSLFYIAFVLRDLQQLKYQLMMQLLIFQIVCIAQEIGIPLLAVVRQKFVKYMHKEIDEDVKTNVSDLARYEQCFYEAGLDQYQSTYEDYLQMCIQFGYVVLFAAVAPFAALGALINNIFAMHIDLFKLCNIFKRPFGRRAKNTGAWQSAFELLSVMAILSNCGLLYLQPNVKGFFSKLFPQMPDITFILFEHLLLGLKFVIHKVIHERPRWVRIALLKADYESDEAYKKLKKFKALNKID; encoded by the exons ATGCAGAAGTTCAATTGTGATTGCATATCCGATTATTTGCTGCCTGGCATGACCCCTGCAGATATCGTGCGTGAGTTCGAGGGTCCAGTGCTGATTAAAGATATCGTGAAGCCAGCAATTCTCTCATATATAAAGAATGGCATAGTCGAAGATTTCTTTCCACTGCACAATATT GAGTATCTAGATAGATTCGCATTTGATTGGAAACGTCGCCAATTGCCCATTGAAGATATATGCAATTATTTTGGCGCAAGCATAGCACTCTATTTCGGTTTCACTGAGTTCTACACGAAGGCACTAATATTTCCCGCCATTTTCGGTATGCTGCAATGTGTGTGGAATGTGAATTTGTCATTGGTTTGCAGTTTCTATGTGCTTTGGACAACG ATTTTTCTGGAACTGTGGAAGCGCAAGTGCTCTGGTTATTCATACCGTTGGGGTAATATTGAGATGAGTAGTCTGGACAAACCGCGCACAGCGTATTATGGCGTCTTAAAACCGGATCCCATCACGGGCAAAATGATGCTGCAATATCCCATGCGTTATacttatttacaaatgtattgcGTTTCATACCCTGTCGTGCTAATGTGCGTCGCAGCGGCATCTTATTTTGCTTTGTACCAGTTTCAGATAGAAGCCGAGGTACTAGCAGATTTTG GGCCTGATTCTTGGTTACTATACATACCGGTTATCGTACAATCAATACTCATCGCTATTTTCTCGTGGGCTTACGAGAAGTTAGCTACCTTCTTGACTGACCAGGAAAACCATCGCACACGCTCTCAGTATGATCGTCATCGTGTGAATAAATTAATGCTTTTTGAAattgtcaacaattttttttcactattcTACATTGCATTTGTGCTGCGGGATTTGCAACAGCTGAAATATCAACTAATGATGCAGTTGCTCATCTTTCAG ATTGTTTGCATTGCACAAGAAATTGGCATTCCCCTCTTAGCTGTGGTGCGTCAGAAATTCGTAAAGTATATGCATAAGGAAATCGATGAGGATGTGAAGACAAATGTCAGCGATTTGGCACGCTACGAACAATGCTTTTATGAAGCTGGACTCGATCAGTATCAATCGACCTATGAGGATTACCTGCAGATGTGCATACAGTTCGGTTATGTGGTGCTGTTCGCCGCCGTAGCGCCGTTTGCTGCTTTGGGCGCGTTAATCAACAACATTTTCGCCATGCATATCGATTTATTTAAg CTCTGTAACATATTCAAACGTCCATTCGGCAGACGCGCGAAGAATACTGGCGCTTGGCAGTCGGCCTTTGAATTGCTTTCGGTGATGGCGATTCTGAGCAACTGTGGTTTGCTCTATTTGCAGCCAAATGTTAA AggatttttctcaaaactatttcCACAAATGCCCGACATCACGTTTATACTCTTCGAACATCTGCTGTTGGGTTTGAAATTCGTTATACACAAAGTGATACACGAGCGTCCGCGTTGGGTGCGCATAGCATTGCTGAAGGCTGACTACGAATCTGATGAGGCTTACAAAAAACTGAA aAAATTCAAGGCGCTTAACAAAATCGACTAA
- the LOC105223691 gene encoding anoctamin-8 isoform X1, which translates to MSDGAKSPRITSIIENQLFRRQRSIRQKQSIDVPDFERTYAVIIFSDKAKLRHCQDVEKIIQEFKVLTTLEVVSKTEKYLYLSATTDTLLRFADEAELSKLTITGSMQKFNCDCISDYLLPGMTPADIVREFEGPVLIKDIVKPAILSYIKNGIVEDFFPLHNIEYLDRFAFDWKRRQLPIEDICNYFGASIALYFGFTEFYTKALIFPAIFGMLQCVWNVNLSLVCSFYVLWTTIFLELWKRKCSGYSYRWGNIEMSSLDKPRTAYYGVLKPDPITGKMMLQYPMRYTYLQMYCVSYPVVLMCVAAASYFALYQFQIEAEVLADFGPDSWLLYIPVIVQSILIAIFSWAYEKLATFLTDQENHRTRSQYDRHRVNKLMLFEIVNNFFSLFYIAFVLRDLQQLKYQLMMQLLIFQIVCIAQEIGIPLLAVVRQKFVKYMHKEIDEDVKTNVSDLARYEQCFYEAGLDQYQSTYEDYLQMCIQFGYVVLFAAVAPFAALGALINNIFAMHIDLFKLCNIFKRPFGRRAKNTGAWQSAFELLSVMAILSNCGLLYLQPNVKGFFSKLFPQMPDITFILFEHLLLGLKFVIHKVIHERPRWVRIALLKADYESDEAYKKLKKFKALNKID; encoded by the exons ATGTCAGATGGTGCCAAAA GTCCACGCATTACCTCGATTATCGAGAATCAGTTGTTCCGGCGTCAACGGAGCATACGACAAAAGCAATCAATTGATGTACCCGATTTCGAGAGG ACATATGCCGTAATAATTTTCTCGGACAAGGCCAAATTACGCCACTGCCAAGATGTGGAGAAGATAATACAAGAATTCAAAGTGCTTACAACGCTTGAGGTTGTAAG CAAAACTGAAAAGTACCTCTATCTATCTGCCACTACGGATACGCTGCTGCGATTCGCCGATGAGGCCGAACTGAGCAAGCTCACCATCACGGGCAGCATGCAGAAGTTCAATTGTGATTGCATATCCGATTATTTGCTGCCTGGCATGACCCCTGCAGATATCGTGCGTGAGTTCGAGGGTCCAGTGCTGATTAAAGATATCGTGAAGCCAGCAATTCTCTCATATATAAAGAATGGCATAGTCGAAGATTTCTTTCCACTGCACAATATT GAGTATCTAGATAGATTCGCATTTGATTGGAAACGTCGCCAATTGCCCATTGAAGATATATGCAATTATTTTGGCGCAAGCATAGCACTCTATTTCGGTTTCACTGAGTTCTACACGAAGGCACTAATATTTCCCGCCATTTTCGGTATGCTGCAATGTGTGTGGAATGTGAATTTGTCATTGGTTTGCAGTTTCTATGTGCTTTGGACAACG ATTTTTCTGGAACTGTGGAAGCGCAAGTGCTCTGGTTATTCATACCGTTGGGGTAATATTGAGATGAGTAGTCTGGACAAACCGCGCACAGCGTATTATGGCGTCTTAAAACCGGATCCCATCACGGGCAAAATGATGCTGCAATATCCCATGCGTTATacttatttacaaatgtattgcGTTTCATACCCTGTCGTGCTAATGTGCGTCGCAGCGGCATCTTATTTTGCTTTGTACCAGTTTCAGATAGAAGCCGAGGTACTAGCAGATTTTG GGCCTGATTCTTGGTTACTATACATACCGGTTATCGTACAATCAATACTCATCGCTATTTTCTCGTGGGCTTACGAGAAGTTAGCTACCTTCTTGACTGACCAGGAAAACCATCGCACACGCTCTCAGTATGATCGTCATCGTGTGAATAAATTAATGCTTTTTGAAattgtcaacaattttttttcactattcTACATTGCATTTGTGCTGCGGGATTTGCAACAGCTGAAATATCAACTAATGATGCAGTTGCTCATCTTTCAG ATTGTTTGCATTGCACAAGAAATTGGCATTCCCCTCTTAGCTGTGGTGCGTCAGAAATTCGTAAAGTATATGCATAAGGAAATCGATGAGGATGTGAAGACAAATGTCAGCGATTTGGCACGCTACGAACAATGCTTTTATGAAGCTGGACTCGATCAGTATCAATCGACCTATGAGGATTACCTGCAGATGTGCATACAGTTCGGTTATGTGGTGCTGTTCGCCGCCGTAGCGCCGTTTGCTGCTTTGGGCGCGTTAATCAACAACATTTTCGCCATGCATATCGATTTATTTAAg CTCTGTAACATATTCAAACGTCCATTCGGCAGACGCGCGAAGAATACTGGCGCTTGGCAGTCGGCCTTTGAATTGCTTTCGGTGATGGCGATTCTGAGCAACTGTGGTTTGCTCTATTTGCAGCCAAATGTTAA AggatttttctcaaaactatttcCACAAATGCCCGACATCACGTTTATACTCTTCGAACATCTGCTGTTGGGTTTGAAATTCGTTATACACAAAGTGATACACGAGCGTCCGCGTTGGGTGCGCATAGCATTGCTGAAGGCTGACTACGAATCTGATGAGGCTTACAAAAAACTGAA aAAATTCAAGGCGCTTAACAAAATCGACTAA